The Pyrus communis chromosome 14, drPyrComm1.1, whole genome shotgun sequence sequence CCTCATTAGTTCAACCTGACCAGTACGCTCCTCGGCATGAATCTGCAAACAAGAAAGCTATCAATTCATCAGACCAGAAAACATTGAAGGTGCGAATTAAAGTGGGATCAGATAACTTGTCGACACGAAAAAATGCTATCTACAGTGGGCTTGGCCTTGATACCACACCGTCTTCCTCACTAGATGATAGCCCTTCAGAGAGTGAAGGGATATCTCATGAGCCTCGAGATGCCCCATTTGAATCTCCCACCAGTATTCTTCAGGtgaatcatctccctttaataTTCAGATGTTTTCTGCTTTAGAAATAGTGTGCTTAAACTGAAACATTTATTTTGGCACCGCTCTGGAGCAGATTATGACATCCTTTCCGGTGCATGAGGATATGATGTCACCTCTTCATGACGACCTCATTTACTTaattgcaaaggaaaagctCCTAAAAGAGGGTACAGCGAATGGAACTCATACCATGGAGGGTGGTGGGAAAGTATCAAGAGCGAGGAAAACAAAATCGGTCGAAAGAAATGATTTGTCAGTAGAATCAAAAAGTGGGAGAAATAAAGATGGAACTGGGCTTCTGTCAAAGAAGGAACACGACATTGACATGTTTGTTTGTGAGGAGTTTGTTTCTAAAACCTTGAAGCTCCCGCTTCTATCTAATTCATTTTCTACTGTCAATGACGTGATCAAGAGCAATGAAATTGATAAGAAAAGTTTAGTGAGGGACAAGGTCTTCCCTGCAGAAGACGAACCAATGGAGCGAATGTCCAACCAAGAGGATGGCTGGGTTGAAAAGCGAAAAGCCAATTTGGCTGGAAAGGTTCAGGAAGATAGAAAAGTAAATTTAAGCGATGATGTTTTGGCTCATCCAAAGAAAGAGGGCTGTTGCAGAGGAGAGAAAACTTATGAATTGGTAAAAGGTGACTTAAATGTTTCCAAGGGGAGGAAAGCTTTAAATACTGAAATAATGAACCATTCAAAGCAGAAAGTCAATCAGAAGGCTGGATTGCATGAGTTGGATGATACAAGACTATATTCTGGGAAGGAGTATCCGCTACCCGGGGAAAAAAAGAAACCGAAGGAAAGTCAGAGGACCCCAGTTGCTGAGATGCCAAAAGAAAGCTCAAGGGTTTGTTCTTCTTCAGTGCCCAAGATGAAGAGCACGCATGCGAACAGTTCTAATACTGATCAAAGTAGGGATACATATAGAGATCTGTTTGGGGATATAGATGAAAATAAccaaattaatttatttgaacttCCCTTTGAAGAGAAGCTTAAGGACACTGATGCTGTTGCAAAAAGCACACCTGCAGTTAACAGTACATCAAGGGAGAGACAAAATGGCAATAAATTTGATAAACCATCATCAATTGCAGACTCACATCCTATGACGGCTTCAAATATACTCCCACGTTCTGGAAATGGGCCCATGTCTGCTGGGCCTCCTGCTACAGGGGCTCCTGCACTGATAGAAGATAGTTGGGTGTGTTGTGACAAGTGTCAGAAATGGCGGCTTCTTCCATATGGTACAAACCCGGAGAGCCTACCTGAAAAGTGGCTGTGTAGCATGCTTAATTGGCTGTAAGTTCCTTTCTAGTGGCATTTTCTAACCAATCACTACGTTCATTATATTACATGGTATATCGCTATATCCACAAAACCTGATATGCCATTTTATAATGTGTAATGACTGTTCATTCCAATCTCTGCCTCTctgttctctctttctctctgaaGCTTGATCTCTTGATTCAAATTTAGGCCTGGGATGAATCGGTGTAATGTAAACGAGGAGGAAACAACAGAAAAGACGAAAGCTCTAATTGCACAGTACCAAGTTTCTGCCCCTGAGAGTCAAAGTAATCTGCCCAGAAATCCTGGTTTAATGGAAGGAGTGGCATTGCCTAAGCCTCTGAACCCTgaccaaaaccttgaaaattttggtttgcCTGGCATGCCTAGTagtgcaaagaaaaaaaatggagcaAAAGAATTGCCAAATGCAACTAATAAAGATGGTTCCATTCAGTTTCCAAACTCCATGAAGAAAACCATGCAGGCATCAGTGAAGAGTAGAAGCTTGAATGATGTGAATCAGTCTCCACTGCCAAGTGAACCTGATTTGCAGCAGCTAAGCAAGTCCAGTGACATGGCAGTGGAGAAACGGAAACACAAGTACAGGGAGAAGCATAGAGATTTAGAGCCCTCTACTGGGGGAGGTATGGCATATGAAGCAGTGTTTTTTCTTTGTGCTTTTTAAGCCATCCTTAATCATGTTGAATGCTATTTACTTACTAATAAAGCATGTCAAACAGGTGACATCAAGAATTTAAAGATAAAGAGCAGAAGAGACTCCGTTCCAGATTCTTCTCGAGCTTCCAAGAAAATCAAGACTGAAGTTAAACATATTAATGATGAAGGATGGACATCAGACTACAATTGGGCAGTTGGGGAGGTAGGTCCTAGCTCAAGTGGTGCTGCAGTAGGGAAAGATCAAATTAAGAATAGGTCACATGCTGCTTCTATTACAAAAACAAAGGATGAGGCTTTCTTAAAAAGTCGATCCTTAGATGTGGGAAACTGTGATTCTAAAGGTAgatcaaaaaagagaaaagtgaaGGAATCCTCCGACATGGGTTCCCTTCCAGCTACAGGGTGTTATGTTGAGGATCATTCAGTTACTGTGAAGGAGGAGTTTAGTGAGAATGACCGCAGGAAAGAAAAGAAGGCAAGGACTTCTAAATCTGACGGAAAAGAGTCTAGTGCAAGCAAAGGAAGTGGTAGAACAGACAAAAAGAGCAGCCATACAAAGAACCAACAACATAGAAAAGATATAGGTAGCAGTTTAACTCACCGGAGTAGGAATGGTATGGATTCCTTGAAAAAGGATTTGGGATTTGTACAGGTTCCTATGGCTGCAACTTCAAGCTCCTCCAAAATCTCTGGTTCCCAGAAAACCAAATCCAGTTTTCAGGAAGTTAAAGGTTCACCCGTAGAATCCGTCTCATCTTCACCTATGAGAATCTTGAATCCCGATAAGCTTACATCAGTACGCAGGGACCTCATTGGAAAGGATGAGTCACAAAATGCTGATCATTTTGCCATAGGTAGCCCAAGAAGATGCTCAGATGGTGAAGATGATGGTGGGAGTGATCGATCTGCAACAGCGAGGAAGGACAAAGTTTCCACTGTGGCTTATCATGGGTCTCATGAGTCTTCTGTGCTTGATTTCCAGGACAGAGATTCTAATCACATATCTGGTGGTAAAGTTAGAGGGCAGGTCGCCCCATCGCCCGATATCACGAATGGTCTTTCTATGAATGGTGCTTTGGGTAATTCAGGTCAAGATACTGGGTGTCCTAAACAATTGGCTTCTAATCAATTTGGTGGTGAATACAGAGAGAATGGAAAGCATTATCACTCTAATGGATCTCACCCAAGAAAGTCAGGGAAGGGATACTCTTCTTCATGGTTAAAGGACAAGAACGGGAGCTTTGAATCTGATTTGGACATTGGTGAGGCCAAGAATTCTAAAGTTGTCAGTGAACAGAAAGATCATTCACCCTCCCATGGAATAAAACCTGGGGATGGTAAAAACAAGTGTGGGTCTAAATCTGGTCAAACTGAGAACAAATATGTCAGCAAGAAAGATGTTACTGGGAAATCTTCCATTGAGAGCAGTAAAAGGGAAGGTCAGTCGAATTTCGGGGGGCATGATGGCCCAGATGTTAAGCCAGAAATCATTTGCAAAAAAGATGCAATTTCTACTCCCAAGCAGAATTCACTGCAAGATTGTGATGGTGAAAGGTTATCAAAGATTCCTTCCGGAAAAACTGAACGAGTGGATGCAGGCTCGGTTAGGGGGAAGTCACTACCCTTGCCAACTTCTGGTGGAGCTCAAAATGAGACCACAACCCGTTGTCCCCGACCAGCTGTGGGTTCTCAAAAAGGTAATGGAGCAGATAGCTCACAAGTTGATGCCTCTGAAGGTAATGATGCTCTGAAGCAAATACAAACCAGAAAGGTTGATAATCAGAATGGAACTCAGCATATCAGTTCAAGGCATCTTTTACAGAATGGGCACAGGGCCAGGGATACTGATGCCCCTAGTCCAGTTAGAAGGGACTCCGGCAGCCAGGCTGTTACTAGTGCTCTGAAAGAAGCTAAAGATCTGAAACATCTTGCTGATCGCGTCAAGGTTTTAACCTATCATATTTTCATGATTAGATATTTCTGTTCTCCTTTCTGCGATAATTATGTGTAATACTAATCCTTGCAGAACGCCGGGTCAACTTCCGAAAGTACGGGGTTTTACTTCCAAGCGGCTGTCAAATTTCTTCATGCTGCATCTTTGTTGGAGAATATTGATAGTGCCAAGCATAATGACATGACTCAGTGCATGCAAATGTATAGTAGCACCGCAAAACTATGCAAGTAAGTCAAGTTTGAGCTGTATTAATACTTCTGTTCTCATGGCACATGCACTGGTTTTGGGTGAGTCGTGTTGACTTTTGCAACCTTGCTGTGAGTCCTTGTCTACCCTTCGCGGAACCCTGCATGTGTGAGTTGGGACCCATAATATGGTTGTACGCAATTTTAGGTAGTACTTTCAACTATATTTTTGTGGTTTTTACCCTCATGTATTTGGACTTGCATCTAAAGCCTTTTTGGATTGGGTTGGGAGGGGTCACAGAGACAGTGTACTTTTGCATAGCATTAGCTCTTAAGATGTAGGGGGTGATCTTCTCATGATTGATTTTGTCATCTTTGGTCATTAGAATAGTTATTGGCATGTACTGTAGTAGCACGTGGAGGAGCCATCCCATTTTTTTAAGCGTTCTTTGCGGGCTTTTATATTTATGGGTTCTGGAGCTTTCATGCCTGTTCTGCTTTTCCTTATTAATTTAAATTGTCTGTAGGTTTTGTGCTCATGAATATGAGAAACCCAAGGATATGGCTGCTGCTGCTTTGGCCTACAAATGCATGGAGGTGGCTTATATGAGGGCGGTATACTGCTCGCATGCCAGTGCAAGCAGAGATCGTCTTGAGTTGCAAACAGCTTTACAATTGGTTCCTCCTGGTAAATTGACCAGTGTCTAAGTGAGCTGTTACTTGGTTCTAGAGGAGATGCAAGGCTCTAATagccttgttttgaattgttgctaATTTGATATCCTTGCTGCTTTTCTATCAGGTGAAtctccttcttcctctgcctctgATGTTGATAACCTAAACAACCCCTCAACGGTTGTTGACAAGGTTGCCTTACCCAAGGGTGTTAGCTCTCCCCAAGTTGCTGGAAGCCATGTTATTGCTGCCCGAAACCGTCCCAATTTCCTCCGGATACTCAATTTTGTAAGTTTATATAGATCCTATATTGAAACTTCAATTTGTTACTCTTGTACTGTTGCACAAATTTTCAtcacaattaatttattttagatATTTAGTACATATAACGTGGTCAGAGAAGGGCATGAACAAGAATGGACTATCAAtttatttaagaatgggtaatCTCCTTTCACAATAGAGAAGTGTGGACAACGAATGAACATTTTGTAAATATGATTACTTGCAGACTCAGGATGTAAATTTTGCAATGGAAGCGTCAAGGAAATCGCAGCTTGCATTTGCAGCTGCTAATACAAACACTGGAGATGCTAAGCGTTCAGAAGgtatttctgccattaaaagggCTCTTGACTTTCACTTCCAAGACGTAGAGGGATTGCTACATTTGGTACGGCTCGCAATGGATGCTATCAGCCGGTAAAAGAGGCAAGTCGTTGTGGGATGATTCAACCCTAGGAAGGTTTATTTATTGGTGAATCCTTGGTCTCATGCCTTAAGAAGGGAGGAAAAAGAGGCTGTCCTTGATACTTCTGCTGAACTGCTTGGAACTTCTGTTGAGGAACTGGTTGTTTCTCTTCTTGTTTCAAGTAGACGACTCctagtcattttattttgtggtcCTGAATCTGCTTGCAAGCGCTATCGGAGACCAAACAGGTCATTCAGAtctcaattatttattttgaggTATTGTGAACCCATCGTCAAGTACAGCTCTGCTGAAAAGGTTCTGAGCAGCTTCTGAAGGTGGATTTACTTCATCAAGAATGGGAGGAGATATATAATAGTTGTATATAAGGACAAGAAAACGAGTTCTAAAATCAATAGGGGATttgttttgactctcaaaaccaGAACTTAAAGCTTTGGGGA is a genomic window containing:
- the LOC137714910 gene encoding cysteine-tryptophan domain-containing zinc finger protein 3-like, giving the protein MISVGTRDARKGVELGFGGRREMEDTELEEGEACSSHINEYDPNIDALSYIDDRIQDVLGHFQKEFEGEVSAENLGAKWGGYGSFLPSYQRSPVWSHPKTPQKVHNYSLLKSPNNLKLESGQRNNAVCYSTPQSVGIGTASTGSTSLVVPKAPSLVQPDQYAPRHESANKKAINSSDQKTLKVRIKVGSDNLSTRKNAIYSGLGLDTTPSSSLDDSPSESEGISHEPRDAPFESPTSILQIMTSFPVHEDMMSPLHDDLIYLIAKEKLLKEGTANGTHTMEGGGKVSRARKTKSVERNDLSVESKSGRNKDGTGLLSKKEHDIDMFVCEEFVSKTLKLPLLSNSFSTVNDVIKSNEIDKKSLVRDKVFPAEDEPMERMSNQEDGWVEKRKANLAGKVQEDRKVNLSDDVLAHPKKEGCCRGEKTYELVKGDLNVSKGRKALNTEIMNHSKQKVNQKAGLHELDDTRLYSGKEYPLPGEKKKPKESQRTPVAEMPKESSRVCSSSVPKMKSTHANSSNTDQSRDTYRDLFGDIDENNQINLFELPFEEKLKDTDAVAKSTPAVNSTSRERQNGNKFDKPSSIADSHPMTASNILPRSGNGPMSAGPPATGAPALIEDSWVCCDKCQKWRLLPYGTNPESLPEKWLCSMLNWLPGMNRCNVNEEETTEKTKALIAQYQVSAPESQSNLPRNPGLMEGVALPKPLNPDQNLENFGLPGMPSSAKKKNGAKELPNATNKDGSIQFPNSMKKTMQASVKSRSLNDVNQSPLPSEPDLQQLSKSSDMAVEKRKHKYREKHRDLEPSTGGGDIKNLKIKSRRDSVPDSSRASKKIKTEVKHINDEGWTSDYNWAVGEVGPSSSGAAVGKDQIKNRSHAASITKTKDEAFLKSRSLDVGNCDSKGRSKKRKVKESSDMGSLPATGCYVEDHSVTVKEEFSENDRRKEKKARTSKSDGKESSASKGSGRTDKKSSHTKNQQHRKDIGSSLTHRSRNGMDSLKKDLGFVQVPMAATSSSSKISGSQKTKSSFQEVKGSPVESVSSSPMRILNPDKLTSVRRDLIGKDESQNADHFAIGSPRRCSDGEDDGGSDRSATARKDKVSTVAYHGSHESSVLDFQDRDSNHISGGKVRGQVAPSPDITNGLSMNGALGNSGQDTGCPKQLASNQFGGEYRENGKHYHSNGSHPRKSGKGYSSSWLKDKNGSFESDLDIGEAKNSKVVSEQKDHSPSHGIKPGDGKNKCGSKSGQTENKYVSKKDVTGKSSIESSKREGQSNFGGHDGPDVKPEIICKKDAISTPKQNSLQDCDGERLSKIPSGKTERVDAGSVRGKSLPLPTSGGAQNETTTRCPRPAVGSQKGNGADSSQVDASEGNDALKQIQTRKVDNQNGTQHISSRHLLQNGHRARDTDAPSPVRRDSGSQAVTSALKEAKDLKHLADRVKNAGSTSESTGFYFQAAVKFLHAASLLENIDSAKHNDMTQCMQMYSSTAKLCKFCAHEYEKPKDMAAAALAYKCMEVAYMRAVYCSHASASRDRLELQTALQLVPPGESPSSSASDVDNLNNPSTVVDKVALPKGVSSPQVAGSHVIAARNRPNFLRILNFTQDVNFAMEASRKSQLAFAAANTNTGDAKRSEGISAIKRALDFHFQDVEGLLHLVRLAMDAISR